One genomic window of Maribacter aquivivus includes the following:
- a CDS encoding amidohydrolase family protein — protein MKIDSHQHFWKYEPVKHSWIDDEMAVIRKDFMPVDLKQVYLENDIDGCIAVQADQTTAETDFLIELASENSFVKGIVGWVDFRGNDIDEVLEHYSKFKIVKGFRHVVQGEADHNFLLRPDFLTGISKLAPYNFTYDILVFPHQLGAVLELIKKFPNQKFVIDHIAKPYIKDGFYNGWAVLMNEIGKQKNVYCKLSGMITEADYKKWNVEQITPYMTLVLKAFGADRIMFGSDWPVCLVAGNYKTVKKLVTDFISQLNSEEQAKIMGLNAMKFYNL, from the coding sequence ATGAAAATAGATTCTCATCAACATTTTTGGAAATATGAACCGGTAAAGCATAGCTGGATAGATGATGAAATGGCGGTTATCAGAAAAGATTTTATGCCGGTTGATCTAAAGCAAGTATACCTTGAAAATGATATTGATGGGTGCATTGCTGTACAAGCAGATCAAACAACTGCAGAAACTGACTTTTTAATTGAATTGGCTTCAGAGAATAGTTTTGTAAAAGGAATTGTAGGTTGGGTAGATTTTAGAGGTAATGATATTGATGAGGTTTTGGAACATTACAGTAAATTCAAAATTGTTAAAGGTTTTAGACATGTAGTACAAGGCGAAGCCGATCACAATTTTTTATTACGTCCAGATTTTCTGACAGGTATTTCAAAATTAGCACCCTACAATTTTACCTATGATATTTTGGTGTTTCCGCATCAACTAGGAGCAGTTCTAGAACTTATAAAAAAATTCCCAAACCAAAAATTTGTAATAGATCACATAGCCAAACCTTATATAAAAGATGGTTTTTATAACGGTTGGGCTGTCTTAATGAATGAAATTGGCAAGCAAAAAAATGTGTATTGCAAGTTATCAGGGATGATTACCGAAGCCGATTATAAAAAATGGAACGTTGAGCAAATAACACCTTATATGACCTTGGTTTTAAAAGCATTTGGTGCAGATAGAATAATGTTCGGTTCTGATTGGCCAGTATGTTTAGTGGCCGGAAATTACAAAACCGTAAAAAAATTAGTTACAGATTTCATTTCGCAACTCAATAGCGAAGAGCAGGCTAAAATAATGGGTTTGAATGCAATGAAATTTTATAATTTATAA
- a CDS encoding SDR family oxidoreductase, with amino-acid sequence MDLKLKDKVVVVTGAAGLKGSIGETIVQHLAAEGAIPVIVCRNDRGFGYEKELQDKGIDALFVKTDLSDHVQIEKAVREIEEKYGEIHALINNVGVNDGAGLDASLDDFMYSLKLNMVSYFAMAKYCLPMLKKTRGNILNIGSKVALTGQGGTSGYAASKGGVFGLTREWAVDLIKFGIRSNAIVIAESWTPAYDAWIKTLDNGEEKLEAIVKKIPLENRMTMPAEIADQCLFTISEKSSHTTGQFITVDGGYVHLDRSLLTE; translated from the coding sequence ATGGATTTAAAATTAAAAGATAAAGTAGTTGTCGTTACAGGTGCTGCGGGATTAAAAGGAAGTATTGGTGAAACTATAGTTCAACATTTGGCAGCTGAAGGCGCTATACCGGTCATTGTTTGTAGAAATGATAGAGGGTTTGGTTATGAGAAAGAATTACAGGACAAAGGTATTGACGCTTTGTTCGTAAAAACAGATTTATCAGACCATGTACAAATAGAAAAGGCTGTGCGTGAAATTGAAGAGAAGTATGGTGAAATACATGCCTTAATAAATAATGTGGGTGTTAACGATGGTGCAGGTTTAGATGCTTCTTTAGACGATTTTATGTATTCGTTAAAACTGAATATGGTCAGTTATTTTGCCATGGCCAAGTATTGCTTGCCAATGCTCAAAAAAACTAGGGGAAATATTTTAAATATAGGCTCTAAAGTAGCACTAACAGGGCAAGGCGGTACTTCTGGTTATGCAGCTTCAAAAGGTGGGGTATTTGGTCTAACAAGAGAATGGGCGGTAGATTTAATAAAGTTTGGCATCCGCTCCAATGCCATTGTTATTGCCGAAAGTTGGACACCTGCATACGATGCTTGGATTAAAACTTTAGACAACGGAGAAGAAAAACTTGAGGCTATCGTTAAAAAAATTCCTTTAGAAAATAGAATGACAATGCCTGCAGAAATAGCGGACCAATGTTTATTTACTATTTCAGAAAAATCATCTCATACAACTGGTCAGTTTATTACTGTAGACGGCGGTTATGTTCATTTAGATAGGTCATTATTGACTGAATAA
- the fucP gene encoding L-fucose:H+ symporter permease, with protein sequence MNQPKKIPVVSKELLIPFIIITSLFALWGFANDVTNPMVTAFKKVMPELSWTQAYLVQFAFYFGYGCMAIPAALFIKKYTYKKGIILGLSLYALGAFLFYPASAYEEYSYFLISLYVITCGLALLETTSNPLILSLGAKETATQRLNLAQSFNPIGSISGMMIAQFVVLSQIKSATYNDETYAALDVASKAAIKTEDLNIISYPYLGIGVIVLVILILIVFTKIPTVQEHTSLSFKESVSKIFSKKTFLPGVIAQMFYVGAQIMCWTAIFQYVQYLNESTNSDINATYMNMIAMGIFLGGRFLGTALLSVFSAPKLLYIFAACAVLCCAGAIIIPGMPGLISLVSISLFMSIMFPTIYGIALKDMGDEAKVGSAFLVMAIVGGAIFPLMQGAIIDIGGDNLADTLILGVPEVKFSFIMPMICIAVVGLYGLYAAKLENA encoded by the coding sequence ATGAATCAACCAAAAAAAATACCTGTAGTAAGTAAAGAGTTATTGATACCTTTTATCATTATAACATCACTTTTTGCTTTATGGGGCTTTGCTAATGATGTCACTAACCCTATGGTGACAGCATTTAAAAAGGTAATGCCAGAATTAAGTTGGACGCAAGCATATTTAGTACAATTTGCATTTTATTTCGGATATGGTTGTATGGCTATTCCTGCAGCATTGTTTATTAAAAAATATACCTACAAGAAAGGTATCATTCTAGGATTGTCACTTTATGCCCTTGGAGCATTTTTGTTTTATCCGGCATCTGCTTACGAAGAGTATTCATATTTTTTAATCTCATTATATGTCATTACATGTGGTTTAGCCTTATTAGAAACAACATCAAACCCTTTGATTTTATCTCTGGGAGCTAAGGAAACTGCTACACAGCGGTTAAATTTGGCGCAATCTTTTAATCCAATAGGGTCTATTTCAGGAATGATGATAGCTCAATTTGTAGTTTTAAGTCAGATAAAATCAGCGACCTATAATGATGAGACATATGCAGCTTTAGACGTAGCAAGTAAAGCCGCAATTAAAACAGAAGATTTAAATATAATTAGCTACCCCTATTTAGGTATTGGGGTTATTGTTTTGGTTATTTTAATATTAATTGTGTTTACTAAAATTCCCACTGTTCAAGAACATACGAGTTTAAGCTTCAAAGAATCCGTAAGCAAAATATTTTCTAAAAAAACTTTTTTGCCAGGGGTTATTGCTCAAATGTTCTACGTAGGAGCACAAATTATGTGTTGGACGGCCATTTTTCAATATGTACAGTATTTAAATGAGTCTACAAATAGTGACATAAACGCCACCTATATGAATATGATCGCTATGGGTATTTTTCTTGGCGGTCGTTTCTTAGGTACCGCTTTATTAAGTGTTTTTTCAGCGCCAAAATTACTTTATATTTTTGCAGCATGTGCCGTATTATGTTGTGCAGGGGCTATCATTATACCTGGAATGCCCGGGTTAATTTCTTTAGTATCTATTTCTTTATTTATGTCAATTATGTTCCCTACAATTTATGGTATAGCCTTAAAAGATATGGGAGATGAAGCAAAGGTAGGATCTGCTTTTTTAGTAATGGCAATTGTTGGCGGAGCTATTTTTCCTTTAATGCAAGGTGCTATAATTGACATAGGCGGAGATAATTTAGCAGATACCTTGATTTTAGGAGTTCCTGAAGTTAAGTTTTCTTTTATTATGCCAATGATATGTATAGCAGTAGTTGGCTTGTATGGCTTATATGCCGCTAAACTAGAAAATGCTTAA
- a CDS encoding L-rhamnose mutarotase: MMTKRYCYACDLKDDSKLIAEYKAYHAEGKAWPEITKSIKDAGIVDMQIYLTGNRMFMIMEVDQTFDSAKKAEMDANNPKVQEWENLMWNYQQELPWAKDGEKWIELDQIFQL, translated from the coding sequence ATCATGACAAAAAGATATTGTTACGCCTGTGATTTAAAAGACGACTCTAAATTAATTGCTGAATATAAAGCATATCATGCAGAGGGAAAAGCATGGCCAGAAATCACAAAGAGTATTAAGGATGCGGGTATAGTAGATATGCAAATCTATTTAACAGGAAATAGAATGTTCATGATTATGGAAGTTGATCAAACGTTTGATTCAGCCAAAAAAGCTGAAATGGATGCTAATAACCCCAAAGTACAAGAATGGGAGAATCTGATGTGGAACTATCAACAGGAGCTACCTTGGGCTAAAGATGGTGAGAAGTGGATTGAATTAGACCAGATATTTCAATTATAA
- a CDS encoding glycoside hydrolase family 2 TIM barrel-domain containing protein, which produces MKYKILLIPLIAITLFSCSTKEYLTNNTDFNFNWEFKLEDSTSNRFDTTWGKINLPHDWSIKTPFDSIKGEGATGYLLGGTGYYKKDFTLKLNDDQVTYLVFDGVYNNATISLNNQELGKHPYGYSPFYYEITEQLQKNTNTINVTVDRTRYADSRWYTGSGIYRNVNLITKNKLHIPVWGTFISTPQVEQNKATVKIETQLKNGYSEDKRVKIITKIFNNENLKVGSTTKEQTIYPGATENYTTTVAIKNPDLWDVDKPTLYKAITQIIENNQVVDTEETIFGIRSIKFDANTGFYLNGKNRKIKGVCLHHDAGLVGAAVPKSVWRRRLEKLKDAGCNAIRISHNPASNEFLDLCDEMGFLVQDEFFDEWDNPKDKRKNMNEKGVDYITRAYTEHFQDWAERDLKNTILSHRNHPSIFQWSIGNEIEWTYPRNAEATGFFNNMDWSGNYFWSTPPNSIEQIKKKLVTLPQATYDIGKTAQKLAKWTKELDTTRYVIANCILPSSSYESGYADALDIIGFSYRRVLYDYGHENYPNKPLMGTENLGQWHEWKAVMERPFISGTFLWTGIDYLGESNGGWPKKGTPSGLLDLAGFKKPSFYMFKSLWSKSPSIYITTQTAEKSKYKIDNNGKVIEKKEGAWQKALWFWQDVNEHWNYDSNQITIVEVYSNSDTVELFLNEKSLGTKKLADFEDHIYKWAVPFEAGTLKAVGLKNGKKVESLIKTSTKPKALQISTDTKSVLADGYDTVHIVLQIIDNDGNPVKTENQKVLFTVTGDAKVLGVDNGSITNTQDFNSQELITDKGRALLIVQSTKDSLTPIRIKASSNTLTSNEIEITIIPNKKKQ; this is translated from the coding sequence ATGAAATATAAAATTTTACTTATTCCCCTAATTGCAATCACACTTTTTAGTTGTTCTACAAAAGAATATTTGACCAATAACACCGATTTTAATTTTAATTGGGAATTTAAGTTAGAAGACTCCACATCTAATCGGTTCGATACAACTTGGGGAAAAATAAACCTGCCACATGATTGGAGTATCAAAACACCTTTCGACTCAATAAAAGGCGAAGGGGCTACAGGCTATTTATTAGGAGGCACCGGATATTATAAAAAAGACTTTACCCTAAAATTGAACGATGATCAGGTTACGTATTTAGTTTTTGATGGTGTATATAATAATGCTACTATAAGCTTAAATAATCAAGAATTAGGAAAACACCCTTATGGCTACTCTCCTTTCTATTATGAGATTACAGAACAATTGCAGAAAAACACAAATACTATAAATGTAACTGTAGATAGAACAAGATATGCAGACAGTAGATGGTATACAGGATCTGGCATCTATAGAAACGTAAACCTAATTACAAAAAACAAACTTCACATTCCTGTTTGGGGAACATTTATTAGCACACCACAAGTAGAGCAAAATAAAGCCACTGTTAAAATAGAAACTCAACTTAAAAACGGGTATTCAGAAGATAAAAGAGTAAAAATCATTACAAAAATTTTCAATAATGAGAATTTAAAGGTTGGTTCAACAACTAAAGAACAAACGATTTATCCAGGGGCTACAGAAAATTATACAACTACCGTAGCTATTAAAAATCCTGATTTATGGGATGTAGATAAACCTACTCTTTATAAAGCCATTACTCAAATTATTGAAAATAATCAAGTAGTAGATACTGAAGAAACTATTTTTGGAATTCGCAGTATTAAGTTTGATGCCAATACAGGATTCTATCTTAATGGGAAAAACCGTAAAATAAAAGGTGTTTGTTTACACCATGACGCTGGCTTAGTTGGTGCAGCCGTACCTAAAAGTGTTTGGAGAAGACGTTTAGAAAAACTAAAAGATGCGGGTTGTAATGCTATACGAATATCGCACAACCCTGCTTCCAATGAGTTTTTAGATTTATGCGATGAAATGGGCTTTTTGGTTCAAGATGAATTCTTTGATGAATGGGACAACCCTAAAGATAAAAGAAAGAATATGAATGAAAAAGGTGTTGACTATATTACCAGAGCTTACACTGAACATTTTCAAGATTGGGCAGAAAGAGACCTAAAAAACACCATCTTATCACATAGAAATCACCCATCAATATTTCAATGGAGTATTGGTAATGAAATTGAATGGACATACCCACGTAATGCTGAAGCTACCGGTTTCTTCAATAATATGGACTGGAGTGGCAATTACTTTTGGTCTACACCACCAAATAGTATAGAACAGATAAAAAAGAAGCTAGTCACATTACCACAAGCTACATATGATATTGGTAAAACTGCTCAGAAACTAGCTAAATGGACCAAAGAATTAGACACAACAAGATATGTGATCGCTAATTGCATTTTACCTTCTTCTAGTTATGAATCTGGTTATGCAGACGCTCTAGATATAATTGGTTTTAGCTATAGACGAGTTCTTTACGATTATGGTCATGAAAACTACCCTAACAAGCCACTTATGGGTACTGAAAATTTAGGGCAATGGCATGAATGGAAGGCTGTCATGGAAAGACCTTTTATTTCAGGAACATTCTTATGGACCGGTATTGACTATCTGGGAGAATCTAACGGAGGATGGCCTAAAAAAGGAACTCCAAGCGGATTATTAGATTTGGCTGGATTTAAAAAGCCTTCTTTCTATATGTTTAAATCTTTATGGAGCAAGTCACCTAGTATATATATTACGACACAAACGGCTGAAAAATCAAAATATAAAATTGACAATAATGGTAAAGTTATTGAGAAAAAAGAAGGAGCTTGGCAAAAAGCCCTCTGGTTTTGGCAAGATGTGAATGAACATTGGAACTACGATAGTAATCAAATAACAATAGTAGAAGTATATTCAAATTCTGATACAGTAGAACTTTTCTTAAACGAAAAATCATTGGGTACTAAAAAGCTAGCAGATTTTGAAGATCATATTTATAAATGGGCAGTTCCTTTTGAAGCAGGCACTTTAAAAGCCGTTGGATTGAAAAATGGAAAAAAAGTTGAATCACTCATAAAAACTAGTACTAAACCAAAAGCCTTACAAATATCTACTGATACTAAAAGCGTACTAGCAGACGGGTATGACACAGTTCATATTGTACTACAAATTATAGATAATGATGGTAACCCTGTTAAAACCGAAAATCAAAAAGTACTATTTACTGTGACAGGAGATGCAAAAGTGTTAGGCGTAGACAATGGCAGCATCACTAATACGCAAGACTTTAATTCACAAGAGCTAATAACAGATAAAGGGCGTGCTTTACTTATTGTTCAATCAACAAAAGATAGCTTAACACCAATACGTATAAAAGCAAGCTCAAATACATTAACAAGCAACGAAATAGAAATAACAATCATACCAAATAAGAAAAAACAGTAG
- a CDS encoding transcriptional regulator, with protein MNYTIQTIRGYLVIFLTLVFLVCLSGMLSAQNIKKTDQYFQKAESLKATNIDSAINFYKKSIHLHKEQKDTANLVNSLYELSNLYAHNLDYGNSYDGYWEALFLADSSKNDVARAKLYQALGWLYLFYRRDNEANNYFNLSLRLKDKMIDEKVMNSSYLLTDYYALTTMFRTNGNDKMVRKYLDSSNIIRNQYKIKSNYLDAEEGYQDARDGDFEMALLKLNKSRDEFEIENPSYLIIIDYLIGQVYYMKGDLEESRKFFEKSLAYTTVYSNHSNYKLMVQEALALLDKQAKDFESAFLHLEAANELNESIFGRKSKNNQHLFEINDKYRLQKEKEKELIKEQRLANLENEEKLWVLKFSLMFVVVASLLILGFLFIRNIRRKHKLEKKSLEEKRVVELQKTNEILELKNNELTSSALQLIEKEEFIRKMKDTIGKSKENLDVSALNRIISAAQGSPSGNWKEFEARFTAINQSFYKNLKESYPSLSQTDLKLCALVKLNFSSKEMASLLGISIESMHTSRYRLRKKLKLERNDNLTEFIANH; from the coding sequence ATGAATTATACAATACAGACTATTAGAGGGTATTTAGTTATCTTTTTAACCTTGGTTTTTCTCGTATGCCTAAGTGGTATGTTGTCTGCACAAAATATTAAAAAAACCGATCAATATTTCCAAAAAGCAGAGTCTCTAAAAGCAACGAATATTGATAGTGCTATTAATTTCTACAAGAAAAGTATTCACTTACATAAAGAGCAAAAAGATACCGCTAACTTGGTAAATAGTTTATATGAGCTTTCTAATTTATATGCCCATAATTTAGATTATGGAAATTCATATGATGGTTACTGGGAGGCCTTGTTTCTTGCTGATAGTTCAAAAAACGATGTAGCAAGAGCAAAGTTATATCAAGCATTGGGTTGGCTTTATTTATTTTATAGGCGAGACAACGAAGCTAATAATTACTTTAACCTTTCTCTGAGATTAAAGGATAAAATGATTGATGAAAAGGTTATGAATTCTAGTTATTTATTAACCGATTACTATGCGTTAACTACTATGTTCAGAACCAATGGAAATGATAAAATGGTTCGTAAATATTTAGACAGTAGTAATATTATTCGAAATCAATATAAGATAAAATCTAACTATTTAGATGCAGAAGAGGGCTATCAAGACGCAAGGGACGGTGATTTTGAAATGGCTTTGCTTAAGTTAAATAAATCTAGAGATGAGTTCGAGATTGAAAACCCTTCATACCTAATTATAATAGATTATTTAATTGGTCAGGTTTATTATATGAAGGGTGATTTAGAGGAGAGTAGAAAGTTTTTTGAAAAATCATTGGCTTATACTACGGTGTATAGTAATCACTCAAATTATAAGTTAATGGTGCAAGAAGCCTTGGCACTTTTAGATAAACAGGCTAAAGATTTTGAAAGTGCTTTTCTTCATTTAGAGGCTGCAAATGAATTGAATGAATCAATTTTTGGTAGAAAGAGTAAGAATAATCAACATTTGTTTGAGATTAATGATAAGTATCGGCTGCAGAAAGAGAAAGAAAAGGAATTAATAAAAGAACAGCGCCTGGCTAATTTAGAAAATGAAGAAAAATTATGGGTTTTGAAGTTTTCATTGATGTTTGTTGTTGTGGCTTCCTTACTAATTCTTGGATTTTTATTCATTCGTAATATTAGACGTAAACATAAGTTAGAAAAAAAATCACTTGAAGAAAAGAGAGTTGTTGAGTTGCAGAAAACTAATGAAATATTAGAGTTGAAGAATAATGAACTAACGTCTTCTGCATTGCAACTGATAGAGAAAGAAGAGTTTATTAGAAAAATGAAAGATACTATTGGTAAGAGTAAAGAAAATTTAGATGTTTCAGCTCTCAATAGAATAATTAGTGCTGCACAAGGCAGCCCTAGTGGTAATTGGAAAGAATTTGAGGCTAGGTTTACGGCTATAAATCAAAGTTTTTATAAAAATCTAAAAGAATCTTACCCGTCTTTAAGTCAAACAGATTTAAAACTTTGTGCATTGGTAAAGCTTAATTTTTCTAGTAAGGAAATGGCATCACTTTTAGGTATTTCAATTGAGAGTATGCATACATCTCGTTATCGTTTAAGAAAAAAGTTGAAACTTGAACGTAATGATAACCTGACAGAGTTTATAGCAAACCACTGA
- a CDS encoding SusC/RagA family TonB-linked outer membrane protein, producing the protein MQQGHAQDVINGSVSDEQGTPIPGATILIEGTTKGAVADFDGIFSINSASGDVLVISSIGFKTKKVSVGASKNLKVVLVEDLALLDEVVVVGYGTQKKKEVTGAVVQVKSDIISIAPVSDVSESLQGRVAGVNIQAASGRPGEAANIQIRGVGSLLGSLEPLYVVDGVPYESNPNIAPDQVETIDILKDGAAASIYGVRASNGVILITTKSGKEGKLDVNFSTYTGIQNITSGTPLMNTQQQLFADFSVDNVLNAGNLPGYFITSPELLDFDSDFVGDVQNNNALFRNYELGISGGSKDLNLGFSTSYNDQEGVLIKSGFDRLSSRLTANFTKGKFKAFATVAYTEENREQEPFAYYEYSIGQNPWQLPLGELDISEDNVVTIPVDNTIYFGFLAKQLLNIDDRKTTSTNVAFNMQYELAKGLTYKLSLSNNKFDYNRKFFRPTFLIYGRDGVLNATASTLEAQLQKDFTMSTRRVLENMINYDVKFGGHKVNTTLVSSYEDYSSEQLTIGGIGFPTNSTQEIGQAFSATTPTSFVNNYSLSGLLGRVQYSYDERYLLSASIRRDGSSKFGPDNRYGTFGGVSIGWNIAEENFFKNSFLGDAVNSLKFRASYAELGNQDVQPYAASTQIETGVNYLFGPNEAIASGLIQRRNANPDLKWETSVSKNIGFDLAMFQNRLTLTADFYSNDKQDMLLPFQTPPSLGTSAPGAETVYNPIFINAGKMTNEGIEIALGFKSELKNGLKYNISSTFTKNTNEIIDLNGIERGYSNGRPTFSLGNSIDETTFFAVGHEAGAFFLLRNEGVIKTDAELAEYQQINPSAAKGDMRYADVNGDNAIDDNDRVYAGSGQAEWEAGLNVDLNYKNFDLSVQTYMSYGAELFNGARFFAYTQGRHLDQYYQWSPQNPTSDIPSYRNSEATESIRARSDYWIEDGTYLRIRNITLGYSLPQDLLDKTKIGSIRLYVTGFNPFTVTNYTGYDPEVGGNGISTRGVDRGNYPVARRFVLGAKVKF; encoded by the coding sequence ATGCAACAAGGCCATGCGCAAGATGTAATTAATGGATCCGTAAGTGATGAACAAGGTACGCCGATACCAGGTGCAACCATTCTTATTGAAGGAACAACTAAAGGAGCTGTTGCCGATTTTGATGGAATTTTTTCTATTAATTCAGCATCCGGAGATGTTTTAGTGATTTCATCAATTGGTTTTAAAACTAAAAAAGTAAGCGTAGGTGCAAGTAAGAATTTAAAAGTTGTACTTGTAGAAGACCTTGCTCTTTTAGACGAAGTTGTTGTTGTAGGTTACGGTACACAGAAGAAGAAAGAAGTAACTGGTGCTGTAGTACAGGTAAAGTCTGATATTATTAGTATAGCTCCTGTGTCTGATGTTAGTGAGTCTCTGCAAGGTCGGGTAGCAGGTGTAAATATACAGGCTGCAAGTGGACGCCCAGGTGAAGCTGCCAACATTCAGATAAGAGGTGTAGGATCTTTACTTGGTAGTTTAGAGCCATTGTATGTGGTAGATGGGGTTCCTTATGAATCTAACCCTAACATTGCTCCTGATCAAGTAGAAACTATAGACATTTTAAAAGATGGTGCTGCAGCTTCTATTTATGGGGTAAGAGCTTCTAACGGGGTTATTTTAATTACGACTAAATCAGGTAAAGAAGGGAAGTTAGATGTTAACTTTTCTACATACACGGGTATTCAGAATATAACTTCAGGAACACCTTTAATGAATACACAACAACAATTGTTTGCTGATTTTTCTGTAGATAATGTTTTAAATGCTGGTAATCTTCCAGGATACTTTATTACCTCTCCAGAATTATTGGATTTTGACAGTGACTTTGTTGGAGATGTGCAAAATAATAATGCTCTATTTAGAAACTATGAATTGGGTATTAGTGGCGGTTCTAAAGATTTGAATTTAGGTTTCAGTACCAGTTATAACGATCAAGAAGGTGTGCTGATCAAATCTGGTTTTGATAGATTGAGTTCTAGATTGACAGCTAATTTTACAAAAGGAAAATTTAAAGCATTTGCTACAGTTGCTTATACTGAAGAAAATAGAGAGCAAGAACCTTTTGCCTATTATGAATATAGTATAGGTCAAAACCCATGGCAGCTACCTCTAGGAGAGTTAGATATTAGTGAAGATAATGTAGTAACAATACCAGTAGATAATACTATTTATTTTGGCTTTTTAGCAAAACAACTATTGAATATTGATGATAGAAAAACAACTTCTACGAATGTTGCTTTCAATATGCAGTATGAATTAGCAAAAGGGTTGACTTACAAGTTAAGTTTAAGTAATAATAAATTTGACTATAATCGAAAATTCTTTAGACCTACATTTTTAATTTATGGTAGAGATGGCGTATTAAATGCAACGGCTTCTACGCTTGAGGCACAACTTCAAAAAGATTTTACTATGTCTACTAGAAGGGTGCTTGAAAATATGATAAACTATGATGTAAAATTCGGTGGTCATAAAGTAAACACAACCTTGGTATCTTCTTATGAAGATTATTCGTCAGAACAACTTACCATAGGTGGTATTGGTTTCCCAACAAATAGTACACAAGAAATTGGGCAAGCTTTTTCTGCAACTACACCAACTAGTTTCGTAAATAATTATTCACTTTCTGGTTTGCTAGGTAGAGTTCAATATAGTTATGATGAACGCTACCTATTGTCAGCAAGTATTCGTAGAGATGGTTCTTCTAAATTCGGACCGGATAATAGATATGGTACTTTTGGAGGTGTTTCTATAGGATGGAATATTGCCGAAGAAAATTTCTTTAAAAATTCATTTTTGGGTGATGCGGTCAATAGCTTAAAGTTTAGAGCTAGTTATGCAGAATTGGGTAACCAAGATGTTCAGCCTTATGCAGCATCTACTCAAATAGAAACTGGTGTAAATTATTTATTCGGACCTAATGAAGCTATAGCTTCAGGATTGATCCAAAGAAGAAATGCAAATCCTGATTTGAAATGGGAAACGAGTGTTTCTAAAAACATTGGGTTTGATTTAGCTATGTTTCAAAATAGATTGACCTTGACTGCTGATTTTTATAGCAATGATAAGCAAGATATGTTGTTGCCGTTTCAAACACCGCCTTCTTTAGGTACATCTGCGCCGGGTGCAGAAACCGTGTATAACCCAATATTTATCAATGCTGGTAAAATGACCAATGAAGGTATTGAAATAGCATTAGGGTTTAAAAGTGAATTAAAAAACGGACTAAAATATAATATCTCTTCTACGTTCACGAAAAATACCAATGAGATCATAGATCTAAACGGAATAGAGCGTGGTTACTCTAATGGTAGACCAACATTTTCTTTAGGTAATAGTATAGATGAAACTACATTTTTTGCCGTAGGTCATGAAGCAGGAGCATTCTTTTTGCTAAGAAATGAAGGTGTTATTAAAACTGATGCTGAATTAGCAGAATACCAGCAAATAAATCCATCTGCAGCAAAAGGCGATATGCGTTATGCTGATGTAAATGGCGATAATGCAATTGATGATAATGATCGTGTTTATGCTGGTTCTGGTCAAGCAGAATGGGAAGCGGGTTTAAATGTTGATTTAAACTATAAAAACTTTGATCTATCGGTTCAGACTTACATGTCGTACGGTGCCGAGTTATTTAACGGTGCACGATTTTTTGCCTACACTCAAGGTAGACACTTAGATCAATATTATCAATGGTCTCCACAAAACCCTACTTCTGATATTCCTAGTTATAGAAATAGTGAGGCTACAGAAAGCATCAGAGCAAGATCAGATTATTGGATAGAAGATGGTACTTATTTAAGAATTCGAAATATTACTTTGGGTTATTCTTTACCTCAAGATTTATTAGATAAAACCAAAATTGGTAGCATAAGATTATATGTAACAGGATTTAACCCTTTTACAGTGACTAATTATACCGGTTATGATCCAGAAGTTGGTGGTAACGGTATAAGCACAAGAGGTGTTGATAGGGGTAATTATCCTGTAGCTAGAAGATTTGTTCTAGGGGCTAAAGTTAAATTTTAA